The genomic DNA TTCGATTCCGTACTTCGATATCTTGTCGAGCACCACATCCAGCTTCTCCGCCGATTCCCTTGCTGCTGCGTCTTCATTCGACCTCGGTAGGAGTGCCGGTCGGGCCGGACGGGCAACGACTGCATTGCTCTTCGCCACGACCTCATCTATCCCCTCTGACCGGTCCCCACGATCGCGGCTTCTCGGTCGAACACGTGGCACCGCCCTGAAAGCATCCTCCGGCTCATCGGGTACTGGCGATACCCACCGTCTG from Gemmatimonadaceae bacterium includes the following:
- a CDS encoding rhomboid family intramembrane serine protease — protein: LAMGISSTKGGSGIGWWAHLGGLAFGWIFLRVSAFGGLDNFRRWVSPVPDEPEDAFRAVPRVRPRSRDRGDRSEGIDEVVAKSNAVVARPARPALLPRSNEDAAARESAEKLDVVLDKISKYGIESLTNEELGVLEEMSRKLRGHEPH